A stretch of Anas acuta chromosome 3, bAnaAcu1.1, whole genome shotgun sequence DNA encodes these proteins:
- the ARFGEF3 gene encoding brefeldin A-inhibited guanine nucleotide-exchange protein 3 isoform X3, whose translation MEEILRKLQKEASGSKHRAIKESCTWAIETLDSPDAAVKIPPYQLREKCLLPLQLALESKSVKLAQQALAGMQKLLSDERFVSVETDSDEKQLLNQMLNAVKVTPSLNEDLQVEVMKVLLCITYTSTFELNGSSVLKIAELCFACHRAGSPRMHEMIKMSIAYLLGALSSRIFTGASSSMAFQKTIENNDTLQKFKSQGTSAESLCDDVVSVLTVLCEKLQAVINDNRQLQLLYLECILSMLNSSSPSMHQHKGFTDLIWKQLCPALVVILGNPIHDKTITSAHSSICLEADSPSSGVSDHGRGSGCSSTAPALSGPVARTIYYIAAELVRLVGSVESMKPVLQSLYHRMLLYPPPQHRVEAIKIMKEILGSPRRLCDLAGPCSSESESRKRSISKRKSHLDLLKLIMDGMTEACIKGGIEACYASVSCVFALLGALDELSQGRGLSEEQVHLLLRRQEELKDGTETSRDSMEINDADFRWQRRILSSENPAWESGNEKSPDISISVTTDTGQTTLEGDMGQTTPEDNPESQKNSLSSPAAHESKEIHYREPESETIDQPDVVQRSHTIVYPDITNFLSVDCKTRSYGSRYSESNFSVDDQDLSRTEFDSCDQYSMAAEKDSGRSDVSDIGSDNCSLADEEQTPRDCPGQKSLRSAALSLKLLKNQEADQHSARLFIQSLEALLPRLIALPSIEEVDGALQSFSSTFCSVIHLIHAPKVTSVESPRRQQHRAFKPSRGMMHSPGFEGNPNFSFQTLMNADSLYMVSHYTLLLNLKLANSDYYRKKPAQAPVLLKEFMKQVQSSGVLMVFSQAWVEELYHQVLERNMLGEAGYWGSPEEHSLPLITMLTDIDGLGSSTIGGQLMASASAQSPLSQNRKTDDSVVAGVAFARYLLIGCWKNMIDTLSTPLTGRMAGSSKGLAFILGAEGAKEQNQKEKDSICVSLDGLRRAARLSCALGVAANCASALAQMAAASCVQEEKEEKEIQEPSDAIAQVKQKVEQKLEQMGKVQGVCLHTAHVLCMDAVLNVGLEMGSHNQDCWPHVFRVCEYISTLEHTHFSDGASQPSLTITQSQQAPGGLQPDSELGESPQELTPEQETTLSSNPVIQPVSIQELIKESSKGRAFDFRGGSLLCGTSAAKAVLTLSTQADRLFEDAVDKLNLMALAGFLYQLKKASQAQLFHSVTDTVDYSLAMPGEVKSTQDRRSALHLFRLGDAMLRIVRSKSRPLLHLMRCWSLVAPHLVEAACHKERHVSRKAVSFIHDILTEVLTDWSEPSHFHFNESLFRPFERIMQLELCDEDVQDQVVTSIGELVEMCSTQIQSGWRPLFSALETVHSGNKSEVKEYLVGEYSMGKRQAPVFDVFEAFLNTDSIQVFANAATSYIMCLMKFVKGLGEVDCKEMGDCVPGSASTDLCLPALDYLRRCSQLLAKIYKMPLKPIFLSGRLVNLPRRVQEQSASSEDGIECILSDFDDDTGLINVWIILLEELTTAISNCPRQHQPPTLDLLFELLRDIAKTPGPGFGIYAVVHLLLPTMSLWLHRSHGDHSYWDVASANFKHAIGLSCELVVEHIQNFIHSDIGYENMINAMLKDLFKLLVACVAEPTEIISRVGCSCIRYVLVTAGPVFTEEMWRLACCALQDAFSATLEPVKNLLGYFHSGSESFSGDACEVKVAAPSLSPSAEAEYWRIRAMAQQVFMLETQCSPKTPSNKEGFEHAQSCVLIIDLPPDKKPNGHTQRSIPFRTIVVSLLSHQVLLQNLYDILLEEFVKGPSNLEEKMTIQVPENKLAGFLRYISMQNLAVIFDLLLDSYRTAREFDTRPGLKCLLKKVSGISGAANLYRQSAMSFNIYFHALICAILTNQENITAEQVKKILFEDDERSTDSSQQCSSEDEDIFEETAQVSPPRGKEKRQWRARIPSLSVQPVSNADWGWLIKRLHKLCMELCNNYIQMHLDLENNVEEPPVFKGDPFFILPSFHSETSTPSTGGQSGKDTPSEDDRSQIRDQLGDSLTPRSGEMLLLPPPLSPKPEKKEQTRRKEWWESAGNKIYTIAADKTISKFMTEYKKRKQQQAMTSFTKEVKVEKKGELLGSRGQDSPILQRPQHLIDQGQMRHSFSAGPEVLRQEKRPRSGSTVSSLNISVRDAEAQIQAWTNMVLTVLNQIQALPDQTFMALQPAVFPCISQLTCHVTDIRVRQAVREWLGRVGRVYDIIV comes from the exons TTGTGCTTTGCATGCCATAGAGCTGGAAGTCCCCGAATGCATGAAATGATCAAAATGTCCATTGCATACCTCCTTGGGGCCCTGAGCTCTCGAATTTTTACTGGTGCTTCTTCATCAATGGCTTTTCAAAAG ACAATTGAAAATAATGACACCCTGCAGAAATTCAAGAGTCAAG GTACTTCAGCTGAGTCTCTTTGTGATGATGTTGTATCTGTCCTCACTGTGCTCTGTGAGAAGCTCCAGGCTGTCATAAA TGACAATCGGCAGCTTCAGCTTCTTTATTTGGAGTGCATCCTCTCCATGTTAAATAGCTCTTCTCCAAGCATGCACCAGCATAAAGGATTCACAGATCTCATATG gAAGCAACTGTGTCCAGCCTTAGTAGTAATCCTGGGAAATCCGATCCACGACAAAACCATCAcctctgcccacagcagcaTCTGTCTTGAGGCAGATTCGCCTTCCTCAGGGGTCTCTGATCACGGCCGGGGTTCAGGCTGTTCATCCACGGCACCTGCCCTTAGCGGGCCTGTTGCACGGACCATCTACTACATTGCAGCCGAGCTGGTTCGGCTGGTGGGGTCGGTGGAATCCATGAAGCCCGTGCTGCAGTCTCTGTATCACCGCATGCTGCTTTACCCGCCACCTCAGCACCGAGTAGAAGCCATCAAAATCATGAAAGAG ataCTTGGCAGTCCTCGGAGGCTTTGTGATTTGGCAGGGCCCTGCTCTTCTGAGTCAGAATCCAGGAAGAGGTCTATTTCTAAAAGGAAGTCCCATCTGGATCTTCTCAAGCT TATCATGGATGGGATGACCGAAGCATGCATCAAGGGTGGTATTGAAGCATGTTATGCTTCAGTGTCGTGTGTATTTGCCCTGCTCGGAGCATTGGATGAGCTAAGCCAAGGCAGGGGTCTTAGTGAGGAGCAGGTCCATTTGCTCCTACGGCGCCAAGAAGAACTGAAGGATGGGACCGAGACGAGCAGGGACTCCATGGAGATCAACGATGCTGACTTTCGGTGGCAGAGGCGCATCCTGTCCTCAGAAAATCCTGCCTGGGAATCAGGAAATGAGAAGAGTCCTGATATTAGCATTAGTGTTACCACAGACACTGGTCAGACCACTTTGGAAGGGGATATGGGACAGACAACTCCAGAGGATAATCCAGAAAGTCAAAAAAACTCGCTGTCATCTCCAGCTGCACATGAAAGCAAAGAGATTCATTACAGAGAACCAGAGTCAGAAACCATTGACCAGCCAGATGTCGTTCAGAGAAGCCACACCATAGTCTATCCAGATATAACTAACTTCTTATCAGTGGACTGCAAGACCCGGTCCTATGGATCCAGATACAGTGAAAGTAACTTCAGTGTTGACGACCAAGATCTTTCTAGGACTGAGTTTGATTCATGCGATCAGTACTCCATGGCAGCAGAGAAGGACTCTGGCCGGTCAGATGTTTCGGACATAGGCTCTGACAATTGCTCCCTGGCCGATGAGGAGCAGACACCACGGGACTGTCCAGGTCAGAAGTCCTTACGTAGTGCTGCTCTCTCTCTGAAATTGCTGAAAAACCAGGAAGCAGACCAGCACAGTGCACGGCTGTTCATCCAGTCGCTTGAAGCTCTTCTTCCTCGGCTTATAGCTCTCCCCAGCATAGAGGAGGTAGACGGAGCACTGCAGAGCTTCTCTTCAACTTTCTGCTCAG TTATTCACCTTATCCACGCCCCCAAAGTGACGTCAGTGGAAAGTCCgagaaggcagcagcacagagctttcAAACCCTCACGag GTATGATGCACTCACCAGGATTTGAGGGAAACCCAAATTTCAGCTTCCAGACTCTGATGAATGCAGACAGCCTCTACATGGTCTCACATTATACTCTGCTGCTGAACCTAAAATTGGCCAACTCGGATTACTACAGGAAGAAGCCTGCCCAAGCCCCTGTGTTGCTG AAAGAGTTCATGAAGCAGGTTCAGTCCAGCGGAGTGTTGATGGTGTTTTCCCAGGCCTGGGTTGAAGAGCTGTACCACCAGGTACTAGAAAGGAACATGCTGGGGGAAGCTGGATACTGGGGAAGCCCTGAAGAGCACAGCCTTCCACTTATCACCATGCTGACTG ACATCGATGGCTTGGGAAGCAGTACAATTGGTGGCCAATTGATGGCATCTGCTTCAGCCCAATCTCCTCTTTCCCAAAACCGGAAGACAGATGATTCTGTTGTTGCAG GAGTTGCTTTTGCCCGATACCTCTTAATTGGCTGTTGGAAGAACATGATTGACACCTTGTCCACACCGCTAACTGGTCGCATGGCAGGCAGCTCCAAAGGGCTGGCATTCATCTTGGGAGCAGAAGGAGCCAAGGAGCAGAACCAAAAGGAGAAGGACTCCATCTGTGTGAGCCTGGATGGACTGAGGAGGGCAGCCCGGCTGAGCTGTGCTCTAG GTGTTGCTGCTAACTGTGCATCTGCTCTTGCGCAAatggctgctgcctcctgcgtccaagaagagaaagaggagaaagaaatccaAGAGCCCAGTGATGCTATAGCTCAAG TGAAACAGAAAGTGGAGCAGAAACTGGAGCAGATGGGGAAAGTGCAGGGAGTCTGCCTACACACTGCTCATGTTTTGTGTATGGATGCAGTCCTTAACGTGGGCCTGGAGATGGGAAGCCATAATCAGGACTGCTGGCCTCATGTGTTCAG GGTGTGTGAGTACATCAGCACGCTGGAGCACACCCACTTCAGCGATGGTGCTTCCCAGCCCTCCCTTACCATCACCCAGTCACAGCAGGCACCTGGAGGCCTGCAACCAGACTCGGAGCTGGGGGAGTCTCCCCAGGAACTGACGCCTGAGCAAGAGACCACCCTCAGCAGCAATCCTGTTATTCAGCCGGTTTCCATCCAGGAGCTCATCAAGGAGAGCAGTAAGGGCAGAGCTTTCGACTTCCGTGGGGGCAGCCTGCTGTGTGGGACCAGTGCTGCCAAGGCTGTTCTCACACTCTCCACACAAGCTGATAG GCTCTTTGAAGATGCTGTTGACAAGTTAAACTTGATGGCACTGGCAGGCTTTCTTTACCAGCTCAAGAAGGCTTCTCAGGCCCAGCTTTTCCATTCAGTCACAGATACAGTTGATTACTCTCTAGCAATGCCAG GTGAAGTAAAATCTACCCAGGACAGGAGAAGCGCACTTCACTTGTTTCGTCTTGGTGATGCCATGCTCAGAATCGTAAGGAGTAAATCCCGCCCATTGCTCCACCTCATGCGCTGCTGGAGCCTGGTGGCACCTCACCTGGTGGAG gctgcctgtCATAAGGAGAGACACGTGTCTCGGAAGGCTGTCTCCTTCATCCACGACATCCTCACTGAAGTGCTGACAGACTGGAGTGAACCTTCTCATTTTCACTTTAACGAGTCGCTTTTCCGCCCCTTTGAGCGTATCATGCAGCTAGAGCTGTGTGACGAGGATGTTCAGGACCAG GTGGTCACCTCTATAGGTGAGTTGGTGGAAATGTGTTCTACCCAGATCCAGTCAGGATGGAGACCCCTGTTCAGTGCCCTGGAAACAGTTCACAGCGGCAATAAGTCAGAGGTTAAAGAATACCTTGTAGGAGAATACTCTATGG GGAAACGCCAGGCCCCAGTGTTTGATGTCTTTGAAGCATTTCTAAACACAGACAGCATCCAGGTCTTTGCTAATGCCGCCACCAGTTATATTATGTGCCTTATGAAGTTTGTGAAAGGACTGG GGGAAGTAGATTGTAAGGAGATGGGTGACTGTGTGCCAGGATCAGCATCTACAGACTTGTGCCTTCCCGCGCTTGATTACCTCAGGAGATGTTCTCAG ttgttAGCCAAAATCTATAAAATGCCCCTGAAACCTATCTTCCTCAGTGGCCGGCTTGTTAATTTGCCCCGACGAGTGCAGGAACAATCAGCCAGCAGTGAGGATGGTATTGAGTGCATCCTTTCTGACTTTGATGATGACACTG GTCTTATCAATGTCTGGATTATTCTACTGGAAGAATTAACAACTGCCATATCCAACTGTCCCCGCCAGCACCAACCTCCGACTCTGGATCTGCTCTTTGAATTGCTGAGGGACATTGCCAAGACTCCTG gCCCAGGATTTGGCATTTATGCAGTTGTACATCTTCTTCTTCCCACGATGTCCCTTTGGCTCCATCGCAGCCATGGTGACCATTCTTACTGGGATGTGGCATCTGCTAATTTCAAGCATGCCATCGGCCTTTCCTGTGAACTCGTAGTGGAGCACATCCAAAATTTCATCCACTCAG ATATTGGTTATGAAAATATGATCAATGCTATGCTAAAAGATCTTTTCAAGTTACTGGTAGCCTGTGTAGCAGAGCCAACAGAAATCATTTCCAGAGTTGGCTGCTCATGTATCAG GTATGTATTAGTGACAGCAGGACCTGTTTTTACTGAGGAGATGTGGAGGCTTGCATGTTGTGCCTTGCAGGATGCATTCTCTGCCACTCTGGAGCCAGTGAAG AACCTATTGGGCTATTTCCACAGTGGTTCTGAAAGCTTTAGTGGAGATGCCTGTGAAGTGAAGGTGGCAGCCCCTTCCCTCTCACCGAGTGCTGAAGCTGAATACTGGAGAATCAGAGCCATGGCACAACAG GTCTTCATGCTGGAGACTCAGTGCTCCCCGAAGACCCCCAGCAACAAGGAAGGGTTTGAACATGCCCAGTCGTGTGTGCTCATTATTGATCTGCCACCAGATAAAAAACCAAATGGGCATACCCAGAGAAG TATTCCTTTCAGGACGATAGTGGTGAGCTTGCTGTCCCACCAAGTACTGCTCCAGAATTTATATGACATCTTACTGGAAGAATTTGTCAAAGGTCCTTCTAACTTGGAGGAGAAAATGACAATACAAGTACCAGAAAACAAGTTGGCTGGTTTTCTCAGGTACATCTCCATGCAAAacttggctgtcatctttgaCTTATTGCTGGACTCCTACAGAACAGCCAGAGAGTTTGACACCAGACCTGGGTTGAAGTGTTTGCTGAAAAAAGTGTCAGGCATTAGCGGAGCTGCCAACTTGTACCGCCAGTCAGCCATGAGCTTCAACATCTACTTCCATGCGTTAATTTGTGCTATCCTGACAAACCAGGAGAACATCACCGCAGAGCAAGTGAAGAAGATCCTCTTTGAAGATGACGAGAGAAGCACAGACTCATCGCAGCAGTGCTCTTCAGAAGATGAAGACATTTTTGAAGAAACTGCCCAGGTCAGCCCACCCcgggggaaggagaagaggcagTGGAGGGCTCGGATACCATCTCTGAGCGTCCAGCCCGTCAGCAACGCAGACTGGGGGTGGCTAATCAAGCGGCTTCACAAGCTCTGCATGGAGCTGTGCAACAACTACATCCAGATGCATCTAGACCTGGAGAACAACGTAGAGGAGCCTCCAGTATTCAAAGGTGACCCCTTCTTTATTTTACCATCCTTTCACTCAGAAACCTCCACCCCATCAACTGGAGGGCAGTCTGGGAAGGACACGCCATCAGAAGATGACCGGAGTCAAATAAGGGACCAGCTGGGAGACAGCCTGACACCCCGAAGTggagaaatgctgctgctgcccccgcCCCTGAGTCCTAAACCAgagaaaaaagagcaaacaaggagaaaagagTGGTGGGAGAGCGCGGGCAACAAGATCTACACCATAGCCGCTGACAAAACCATCTCCAAGTTCATGACAGaatacaagaaaagaaagcagcaacagGCCATGACATCCTTCACCAAAGAGGTcaaagtggaaaagaaaggggagctcctgggctCCAGAGGGCAGGACTCGCCCATACTCCAGCGGCCGCAACATCTTATAGACCAAGGTCAAATGAGGCATTCGTTCAGTGCTGGCCCAGAGGTCCTGAGACAAGAGAAGAGACCACGCTCAGGATCCACAGTCAGCTCCCTGAATATATCTGTTAGGGATGCCGAGGCCCAGATCCAG GCATGGACCAACATGGTGCTGACCGTTCTCAACCAGATTCAGGCCCTGCCAGACCAAACGTtcatggccctgcagccagcggTGTTCCCCTGCATCAGCCAGCTGACCTGCCACGTGACGGACATCCGCGTCCGCCAGGCAGTGCGGGAATGGCTGGGACGAGTGGGCCGCGTCTACGACATCATCGTGTAA